In the Rhinoderma darwinii isolate aRhiDar2 chromosome 13, aRhiDar2.hap1, whole genome shotgun sequence genome, one interval contains:
- the ANKRD60 gene encoding ankyrin repeat domain-containing protein 60 yields MGSRGKVKSLHPETATPHDGHFTVRVLLQETGEKFSVSGCSRHMKVGELKEELELLAGIPKHLQTLSYLDDGNMPDSSTFKFNGIIPGGKLSMIVWPYDGVTNLIKFAATGDLVKLKSVGVPPDSSFNTENSLRFNEKQKKEWLAVRAGIALYIAAHRGHRHMIRFLLQNGCNVQSKTPLGNTPLHVAAAMGNYDCIEELLASGAQTQNTNGRGHTPLEVARLWGHKRVERRLFLFHWAERTANVSVKTHLDPSELFAHQKYDSKLKTWRNGSCAKRYMANLIPCQEFQGSHLSAPPKKTSIKKILKNTKT; encoded by the exons ATGGGTTCCCGGGGGAAGGTGAAGTCTCTGCACCCCGAGACCGCCACCCCTCATGATGGACACTTCACTGTGAGGGTCCTGCTGCAGGAGACCGGGGAGAAGTTCTCGGTATCCGGGTGCAGCAGACATATGAAGGTGGGAGAACTGAAGGAGGAGCTGGAGCTGCTGGCTGGGATCCCTAAACACCTCCAGACACTGTCCTACCTGGATGATG GGAACATGCCTGATAGTTCCACATTCAAGTTCAATGGAATTATTCCCGGAGGAAAGCTGTCTATGATCGTCTGGCCATATGATGGGGTGACTAATCTTATAAAGTTTGCAGCAACAGGAGACTTAGTAAAG ctGAAAAGTGTGGGTGTCCCCCCCGACTCTTCATTCAACACTGAGAATTCCTTACGGTTTaacgagaagcagaagaaggagtGGTTGGCTGTTAGAGCGGGCATAGCCCTCTATATCGCAGCCCACCGCGGTCACCGGCACATGATCCGATTCCTTTTACAGAATG gatgCAATGTGCAATCCAAGACCCCTCTCGGAAATACTCCTCTTCATGTAGCGGCAGCTATGGGCAACTACGACTGCATTGAAGAACTCTTAGCTAGCGGAGCCCAGACACAAAACACTAATGGGAGGGGACACACACCACTGGAAGTGGCTCGATTGTGGGGCCACAAGAGGGTGGAGCGTAGGCTTTTCCTTTTCCATTGGGCAGAGAGAACAGCCAATGTTTCAGTCAAGACTCATCTTGACCCCTCTGAACTTTTTGCACATCAAAAATACGACTCTAAACTGAAAACTTGGCGGAACGGATCTTGTGCCAAACGTTACATGGCTAATTTGATTCCATGTCAAGAATTCCAGGGGTCGCACTTAAGTGCCCCCCCTAAAAAGACCTCAATCAAAAAGATActtaaaaacacaaagacatga
- the NT5C3B gene encoding 7-methylguanosine phosphate-specific 5'-nucleotidase: MLIPELSKDTVRIKDAENVRQLILALKNGGDTKLQVISDFDMTLSRFRYNGERSPTCYNIIDNSKMISEDCRKKLKDLFNIYYPLEIDPNRTIQEKYPLMVEWWSKAHTLLCQQRIEKQMLSQVVKESQARLREGFEKFFDTLLHSEIPLFIFSAGIGDVLEEIIRQAGVYHSNIKVVSNYMDFDDNGVLTGFKGELIHTYNKNNSVLRDTEYFQQIRHRSNILLLGDTLGDLTMSEGVTTVENILRIGFLNDKVEELTDQFLQSYDIVLVGDETLDVVNGILNFITAKN; this comes from the exons ATGCTT ATCCCAGAGCTGAGTAAAGACACAGTCCGCATAAAGGATGCAGAAAACGTCAGACAGCTGATCCTGGCACTAAAAAATGGAGGAGATACAAAATTACAG GTCATTTCTGATTTTGACATGACACTTAGTCGCTTCCGATATAATGGAGAACGGTCACCTACGTGCTATA ATATAATCGACAACAGCAAGATGATTAGtgaggactgcaggaagaag TTAAAAGATCTCTTCAACATCTACTATCCCCTTGAGATCGACCCAAACCGGACCATTCAAGAAAAGTACCCTCTCATGGTGGAATG GTGGAGTAAAGCTCACACACTGCTCTGCCAACAGAGAATTGAGAAGCAGATGCTGTCACAGGTTGTGAAGGAGTCACAGGCGAGACTCAG GGAGGGGTTTGAGAAGTTTTTTGACACCTTGCTCCACAGTGAGATCCCACTTTTTATCTTCTCTGCTGGCATCGGTGATGTTCTGGAGGAGATTATTCGCCAGGCTGGGGTGTATCACTCCAATATAAAGGTGGTCTCCAACTACATGGATTTTGATGACAAT gggGTGCTGACTGGATTTAAGGGTGAATTAATTCACACATACAACAAGAATAACTCTGTCCTGAGAGACACGGAGTATTTCCAGCAGATCAGGCACCGCAGTAACATCCTCCTCCTTGGAGACACTTTGGGCGACCTCACAATGTCTGAAGGAGTCACCACTGTGGAGAACATTCTTCGGATCGGCTTCCTCAATGACAAG GTGGAGGAACTGACGGATCAGTTTTTACAGTCGTACGACATCGTCCTGGTCGGAGATGAGACCCTAGATGTGGTGAACGGTATTCTCAATTTTATTACTGCCAAGAACTGA